In the genome of Massilia sp. W12, the window GGCGCGAAGTGGAGGCCGGCAATCTGGTGTTGGCGCGCATGGGAGAAAAAATGTCCGCCGGCGAATTGGCCTGGGCGCGCAGCACGGCGTTGCGGCAAACCCGCATTCTGCAAACATTTTTCCAACGCTATGACCTGTTGCTAACCCCGGTCACCAATCAGCTGCCGGCCCTGCACGGGGCTTTGTCCACCAGCAAACATGAAGATGCGCTGGCGCAGTTTCTGCTGGGGCGGCTGGGTTGGAGCGTGATGCTGCGCTTGCCGGCGATGCGCAATATGGTGGCGCAAAATCTTGGCCGCGTCATGCACTATCTGGGCTGGACGATTCCTTTTAATATGAGCGGGCACCCGGCCATGAGCGTGCCGCTGTATTGGACGGAGCAAGGCTTGCCGCTGGGAACGCATGTGGTCGCGCCGATGGGGCAGGAAGGGCGGCTATTGCAACTGGCGCATGAACTGGAATTGGCGCAACCCTGGGCGCAACGCCGCCCGCAAACATAAATCATATGGATAGCATACACGCCGCCTTGCCGCCCAATTGTGATGCCTTGGGCCTGCCGCACCCGTCCTGCCAGCCCGGTTTGGATGATGTTCGTATCGTGTCCCTGGTGCCATCGCTGACGGAGCTGCTGTTCGCCTTGGGCCTGGGGCCGTACATAGTGGGACGCACCGGTTTTTGTATGCACCCGCGCCGCATCGTCAAAAGCGTGGCCAAAGTGGGCGGCACCAAGGATGTCAATCTGGATAAAATCCGCCGCCTCGCACCCACCCATTTGCTGGTGAATATCGACGAAAATGAAAAGCCCTGCGTGGAACAGCTGGCGCAATTCATTCCGCATGTACTGGTCACACACCCTTGCACCCTGCACGATAATTTCACCTTATACCGTTTTCTGGGCGAGGTGTTTTCGCGTCAGCGTCAGGCTGAAAATCTATGCCGCGCTTTGCAGCGCGGAGTGGATGCCTTGCCAGCGGCGCCGGCGCTAGAGGAAGTCTTGTATTGCATTTGGCGCGATCCCTGGATGAGCATCGGACGCGGCACTTATATCAGTCATATGCTGTCCCTGATCGGCTGGCAAAGCTGGCAGCCGCCAGTCGCGCCGGGGGAAGAGGAAAAGCGTTATCCGGTGTTCAGCTGGGAACAGGTGGCGGCCAGACCGCCGGCCCGCATTTTGCTCTCCAGCGAACCCTACCGTTTTGAATTGCCGCACGCGCACGCCTTGCAGCAGCAAACCGGTTTGCCGGTGCAATTGGTGGATGGCGAGATGTTTTCCTGGTTCGGCAGCCGCGCTGTGTATGGGGTGGAGTATTTGCGCGCTTTGCGCGCAGCCGCGCTGTAAAACATTGCGCCGCCCGCAGGCGGCGCAACAGGGGGGACTGGCAGTGCTCAGTGTTCGGTTCTGCCGCTGCGCACCTTCATCTCATGCAAGCGGCCCAAGGCGCTGTCCACACTGCGCTTGAGTTTGTCGGCGGCGCCGGCAATCGCTTGATGCAGGCTGGGGCCGTTGTCGCTGACCGCGATTGGCTGTTGATGCGCCACACGCGCCTCAATCAGGCAACGGTTTTCGCCATCCGCGCCTTTTTCACGATTCGCTTCAGACAGGTGCACTTCGACGCGGGTGATTTGTTCAGCAAAATGATGCAGGGCATCGCGTACAGTTTTTTCGACGTGCTGCATCAAAGGCTCATGCAGTTCGACACTGTTATCGGCATTCACAATTACTTGCAACATGGCATCCTCTTTACGGTAAATGCGCCAGACGCCGGTGCTGTGTTTGACAGCGCTGTTTGACTTGGAAAAACTGTCTGGCGCTGAATTCATCATACGCCTAAAGCCGGGCGTATCCCGTAATTGCGCAGCAAATTTTCACCTGCTTGTGGTTTTTCCCGGCAGGTTTTTTTCAGTGCCCGGCGTTTTGCACGGGTTCTGGAAAACGGTCCATGCGCGACAGCGCAGGAAAGCGCCAGGCCCACAAGGCGGTGACGCACAAGGTGGCGGCGCCGCCAAAGATAATCGCCGGCAATAAGCCGAACCAGCTGGCGGTCAAACCGGATTCAAATTCGCCCAGCTCATTCGAGGCGCCGATGAAGACCGCATTCACCGCGCTGACGCGGCCACGGATGGCGTCCGGGGTTTCCAGCTGCACCAGCAAATGCCGCACATACACGCTCACCATATCGCCGGCACCTAATAAAAACAGCATGGGCAGGGCCAGCCACAGGCTGGCGGACAGGCCGATCACCAGCGTCGCCACGCCATACAGCGCAACCCCGGCAAACAGCGTCGGGCCGACCTTGCGTGTAATCGGGCGCCAGGCCAGCAGCGTGGAGGTGAAAATCGCGCCCAGCGCAGGCATGGAACGCATCAAGCCCAGCGCGCTTGAGTCCGCCTGCAAGACATCATGCGCATACGCCGGCAGCAGGGCGGTGACGCCGCCAAACAGCACTGCGAATAAATCCAGCGACATCGCGCCCAACACCACCGGACGCTTGCGCACAAAATGAATCCCTTCCAGCAGCGAACTCCAGGTGGCCGCACGCGCCGGCGCCGCTTGCGCATTCGGCCGCGTGCACAGCATCAGCGCGCAAGACAAGAGCAGCAGCGCGGCGGAACTCAGATACACCGTCAGCGGCCCGGCCAGATACAGCAAACCGCCCAGCGCAGGGCCGGCGATGACGGCGACATGGAAGGATGAGGAAGACAAGGCGAGCGCGCGGCTGAAATGCTGTGGCGGCACGAGATTGATCAAAATCGCTTGATTCGCCGTCATCATGAAAGCGCGCGCGCAGCCAAATAAAAACAGAGTGGCGAAGATCGGCGTCACACTGCGCAAGCCGGCATGGCTGAACCAGGCCAGCAAAGCCGCGCACAATAATTGCACCGCAAAACACAGCGCGATGATGCGGCGGCGCGGGTAGCGGTCAGCCGCATGGCCGGCGATCAAGATTAATAAAAAGAAGGGTGCGAACTGGGCTAAACCGACATAACCCAAATCCATCACATTGCGCGTCATTTGATACACCTGCCAGCCAATCGCCACGCTTTGCATTTGCACCGCCAGCGTGCCCAGCACGCGCGCACTTAAATACAGGCTGAAATTTTTGTGGCGCAGCACGCTCAAGGCGCTGCCGGCCTGCTCTGGGGTTTCCTGCGCTTGGCCGGTGGTAGCGGAAGGCTTGGACATAAGGACTTGAAAAGTGGCGCGCCAGCCTTATTTGGCGGGATTGCGCTGTAACGCAAAAAATCAAACATTTTTATATTGTGCCTGAATCCGTGTCAATCTGTGCTGGCGCGGGCCGGCTTTCGGATTACACTGAAACGTTGGCGCAAGCAGTGCGCAGGAGTTTGCATGAAAGTCTATAACCTCAGATGTGAAGCGGGCGGCCATGGCTTTGAAGGCTGGTTTGCTTCGCAAGCCGATTATGAACAGCAAAAAGCAAGCGGTTTGCTGTGCTGTCCGGTGTGCGGCAGCGCGCAAGTCGAAAAAACGCTATCCGCACCGCGTTTGAATTTGAAAGGCGGCCACAGCCAGGCAGAGGAAAAATCGCCGGCCCTGCAGGCGCAAGCCCGTTTGCTGCAATTGGCGCGGGAATTGATCGCCAATACCGAAGACGTGGGCGAGCGCTTTGCCGAAGAAGCGCGCAAAATGCATTATCAGGAAAGCGAGGCGCGCAATATCCGTGGCAAAGTCAGCGCGGATGAGCGCGAGGCTTTATTGGACGAGGGCATCGCCGTATTGCCTTTACCCATTCTGGAAGGCATGGACGGGCCGTTGCAATAACGCGGCCCGCGCAGATCACGCGCCGAACACCCGCAACAACAGCCAGCCCGGGGCGCCGGCGAATAAAGCCAGTTTGCCCAGCCATTCAAAATACTGCCGCTGCGCCAGCGCTTGCGCCGGGCGCAATAACATGGCCAGCATGGCGCAGACTTCTATCGCCAGACGCAGCAGCGCGCCGCACAGCGTGATGCCGATGACCCAGGCCGCCCACCATAGCGTCATGCCGCGCAACCAGGCTTGCGCGCCCAGATATTGCCATTCGCCAAAACCGCTGCCAAACGTAATGTTCTGGTGCAAGTAATAGGCCGGCAGCGCCAGCAGCAAGGGCAGCAGGGCGTATTTCATCAATGGCGCGTCCCATAATCCCGGTGACAGACTTTGTTTCAGGTGCTGAAAGCGCGCCAGCCGGCTGGCGGGGGCGCCGGCTGGCGGCAGCAGCGCGTGCAGCACGGCAATCTGGCGGCTGTACAGCGTGTAGCGCGCGCCATCGGCCATGTGCAGCGTCAGGCCGGGGCCGGGCCAGGCCAGGCGCCAGTTTTGCCAGCGTTGAATCTGCGCCAAGGGCAGCGACAGGCAGCGGCTGCCACGCTGAAACTGCAAACGCTCTGCGTCCCACGTCAGGCGGGTGCGAAACAATTGCAGCAAAGCCCAGGCTAAGGCTTCCGGCAAGATGCAAAATGCGGCGAAACTGCGCATTTGCGCCAGGGTGTTCAAGCGTAAGGCTTCGTCGCGCCAAAGCTGCCAGGCCAGCCACAACAAACCCAGCCGCGCGCCAACCCGCAGCAGCGCAGCGCCGGCGCGCACGCCCGGCGGCAGCAGGCTCACTGCGATCGGCTGGCGCAGATCAGGGCGGCGCATTTGCGGCGCATGCCAGCCCAGGCGCACACTGATTGCATGCAGCGCGTACAGCAGCAATACTGTGGCGGCAGCCGGCCCGATCCAATCGCCCCACTGCGCCAGCAAGGTCGGGGGCGGCGTGCGCAGGCTGATTTCACCCACCACCAAACCCGCTTCGCCCATCCGGCTGGCGGCCAGCACATCGCCATACGGATCGATCAAAGCGCTGTAGCCATTGGTGGTGACGCGGAATTGCGGCAAGCGGGTTTCGACGCTGCGAAACGCCGCCGCCGCCTGATGCCATTGCGCGCCCTGCGGCCAGGCGCTGAACCAGGAATCGTTGGACATCGTCAAAATCGCCTGCGCCCCCAGACGCACGCCGGCCAGGCCCAATTGCACATCCATATCGTCGCGGCAAATCAAGGGCAGCACCGGGATTTCCCGGCCATCGCGCAAGCGCAGCGGCAAGACGCGTGCGCCATCGCCGCTTTGCCAGGCGCCGCTCCAGGGCAGGGCGCGGCGCAGCCAGGGGCTGTCAAGCCAGGCCGGAACATATTCTGTAAATGGAAATAAGCGGGTTTTGCGATAGCTGCCGGTTTTGCCGCCATCCGGGCCGAGGAAGATCGCGGCATTGTATTCGCCCCGCTTATCACGCTCATAACTGCCAAACACAAAAGGCGCATTCGCTTCCCGCACAATGCTTTGAATCATCTTATCGAAGTGCGCCCCGGCTGCGCTTTTCGGCTGGCCGAAGGTGGTGGGGTAGGCGGTTTCTGACCACATGACGGCATGTGCGCCCTGACGCACCAGGGCGTCATATGACATCGCGAAATGGGTGTCGAGAATCTTGCTGGTCAGGGCTTGCGCGCCAATCGCTTTGCGCTGTGCTTCATAATCGGTCAGATTGGATTGCACCAGGGCGATGCGCAATGGCGCGCCTTCCACCGGGGCCGGCGCGCGCTGCAAGGCGTACAGGCCAAAGCCTGTCAGCAGCGCAAGCGGCAGAGCCGCCAGTCCGAGTTGAGCAGACCAGGCGCGCCAGCCCTGACGGCGTTGCAAGCAAGCGCCGCACAGCGCTTCATTCACCAGCAAAATGAGCAAAGTCAGGCTGGCTGCGCCGCCCAGTTCCGCACCTTGGCGCAACAGGCGCGCCGGATACAAAATATGGCCCAGCGTATCGCCCAGTAATTTGGGATACAGCCACTCGCAGGCCAGCCAGGCCGAAGCGCCGATCAGCGCGGCCCCGGCATGCCCATAGCGCGGCATGGCCCAGCCGCGCAGCAGCACAAAGGCCAGAATCTGTGGCTGAAACAACGGCGCCAGCAAAACCAGCAAGGCGATGCCGGCCCCCGCGCCGATCCCGGTGTAGGCGCCGATGGCCGCACCGAACCAGGCAAAACCGGCTAATGAAAATGCGCAGCTGATGGCCCAGGCCCAGGCCAGCAGCGGCCAGAAACCGCGC includes:
- a CDS encoding helical backbone metal receptor, yielding MDSIHAALPPNCDALGLPHPSCQPGLDDVRIVSLVPSLTELLFALGLGPYIVGRTGFCMHPRRIVKSVAKVGGTKDVNLDKIRRLAPTHLLVNIDENEKPCVEQLAQFIPHVLVTHPCTLHDNFTLYRFLGEVFSRQRQAENLCRALQRGVDALPAAPALEEVLYCIWRDPWMSIGRGTYISHMLSLIGWQSWQPPVAPGEEEKRYPVFSWEQVAARPPARILLSSEPYRFELPHAHALQQQTGLPVQLVDGEMFSWFGSRAVYGVEYLRALRAAAL
- a CDS encoding HPF/RaiA family ribosome-associated protein; the encoded protein is MMNSAPDSFSKSNSAVKHSTGVWRIYRKEDAMLQVIVNADNSVELHEPLMQHVEKTVRDALHHFAEQITRVEVHLSEANREKGADGENRCLIEARVAHQQPIAVSDNGPSLHQAIAGAADKLKRSVDSALGRLHEMKVRSGRTEH
- a CDS encoding MFS transporter, with amino-acid sequence MSKPSATTGQAQETPEQAGSALSVLRHKNFSLYLSARVLGTLAVQMQSVAIGWQVYQMTRNVMDLGYVGLAQFAPFFLLILIAGHAADRYPRRRIIALCFAVQLLCAALLAWFSHAGLRSVTPIFATLFLFGCARAFMMTANQAILINLVPPQHFSRALALSSSSFHVAVIAGPALGGLLYLAGPLTVYLSSAALLLLSCALMLCTRPNAQAAPARAATWSSLLEGIHFVRKRPVVLGAMSLDLFAVLFGGVTALLPAYAHDVLQADSSALGLMRSMPALGAIFTSTLLAWRPITRKVGPTLFAGVALYGVATLVIGLSASLWLALPMLFLLGAGDMVSVYVRHLLVQLETPDAIRGRVSAVNAVFIGASNELGEFESGLTASWFGLLPAIIFGGAATLCVTALWAWRFPALSRMDRFPEPVQNAGH
- a CDS encoding DUF1178 family protein, with the translated sequence MKVYNLRCEAGGHGFEGWFASQADYEQQKASGLLCCPVCGSAQVEKTLSAPRLNLKGGHSQAEEKSPALQAQARLLQLARELIANTEDVGERFAEEARKMHYQESEARNIRGKVSADEREALLDEGIAVLPLPILEGMDGPLQ
- the lnt gene encoding apolipoprotein N-acyltransferase, encoding MIKSILHTRLRRNALALLGGALLCAICGQGGASWPLAFVFMLPWLLGLHGQRGFWPLLAWAWAISCAFSLAGFAWFGAAIGAYTGIGAGAGIALLVLLAPLFQPQILAFVLLRGWAMPRYGHAGAALIGASAWLACEWLYPKLLGDTLGHILYPARLLRQGAELGGAASLTLLILLVNEALCGACLQRRQGWRAWSAQLGLAALPLALLTGFGLYALQRAPAPVEGAPLRIALVQSNLTDYEAQRKAIGAQALTSKILDTHFAMSYDALVRQGAHAVMWSETAYPTTFGQPKSAAGAHFDKMIQSIVREANAPFVFGSYERDKRGEYNAAIFLGPDGGKTGSYRKTRLFPFTEYVPAWLDSPWLRRALPWSGAWQSGDGARVLPLRLRDGREIPVLPLICRDDMDVQLGLAGVRLGAQAILTMSNDSWFSAWPQGAQWHQAAAAFRSVETRLPQFRVTTNGYSALIDPYGDVLAASRMGEAGLVVGEISLRTPPPTLLAQWGDWIGPAAATVLLLYALHAISVRLGWHAPQMRRPDLRQPIAVSLLPPGVRAGAALLRVGARLGLLWLAWQLWRDEALRLNTLAQMRSFAAFCILPEALAWALLQLFRTRLTWDAERLQFQRGSRCLSLPLAQIQRWQNWRLAWPGPGLTLHMADGARYTLYSRQIAVLHALLPPAGAPASRLARFQHLKQSLSPGLWDAPLMKYALLPLLLALPAYYLHQNITFGSGFGEWQYLGAQAWLRGMTLWWAAWVIGITLCGALLRLAIEVCAMLAMLLRPAQALAQRQYFEWLGKLALFAGAPGWLLLRVFGA